In one Caloranaerobacter sp. TR13 genomic region, the following are encoded:
- a CDS encoding helical backbone metal receptor — translation MKNFLRITVLSLVLVLVLSSLALAADVKVSVDGLDKNLNIEIINARSYVSSESLRDFGLTTIEEGNVIVVKNDDVVFEFTLGSNQVKVNDLSLTLDARPYKKGKDIYLPLRFILETLNYKIGWDAEAKKVRAEKLKELTFPITIVDGDNTYVVEKEAKTIVSMAPGVTEKLFALGVGDRIKGRTQYCNYPEEVNNIPSIGTMFEPNLELILDINPDLVIGETHFKDEVIAKLNEAGIKVVAKSTAKDMEGVYDYMLKLGAIVNKNYEARALVSSLRAKVDRVKYELKDLKESNKPRVYYVVGTGQWGEYTAGKDTFISELISLAGGKNVADDVTGWKYSLEKLIDHDPDIIIGGQFNIDTMVNGENYQALSAIKNKKYKIVNEDIFVRAAPRAINEGLKILIETFHKEKIKDLDF, via the coding sequence ATGAAAAATTTTTTAAGAATTACAGTTTTATCACTTGTTCTAGTTTTAGTATTATCAAGCTTGGCATTAGCTGCAGATGTAAAGGTAAGTGTTGATGGCTTGGATAAAAATCTTAATATTGAAATTATTAATGCCAGATCCTACGTTTCATCAGAAAGCTTAAGAGACTTTGGATTAACTACAATTGAAGAAGGAAATGTAATAGTTGTTAAGAACGATGATGTAGTTTTTGAGTTTACTCTAGGAAGTAATCAAGTTAAGGTTAATGATTTGAGTTTAACATTAGATGCTAGGCCATATAAAAAAGGGAAGGATATATACTTACCGTTAAGATTTATACTTGAGACTTTAAATTATAAGATAGGTTGGGATGCTGAGGCTAAGAAGGTTAGAGCTGAAAAACTTAAGGAGTTAACATTTCCTATTACAATCGTAGATGGTGACAATACATATGTTGTTGAAAAAGAGGCCAAAACTATAGTGTCTATGGCTCCAGGAGTAACAGAAAAACTATTTGCTTTAGGTGTTGGAGACAGAATTAAGGGCAGAACTCAATATTGTAATTATCCTGAAGAGGTTAATAATATTCCAAGCATTGGTACTATGTTTGAACCGAATTTAGAATTAATATTAGATATAAATCCTGATTTGGTTATTGGCGAAACTCATTTCAAAGATGAGGTTATAGCTAAACTTAATGAAGCTGGTATAAAAGTTGTAGCTAAATCAACAGCTAAGGATATGGAAGGTGTATATGACTATATGCTTAAATTAGGTGCTATAGTTAATAAAAATTATGAAGCAAGAGCACTAGTATCAAGTTTAAGGGCAAAAGTTGATAGGGTTAAATATGAGTTAAAAGATTTAAAAGAAAGTAATAAGCCTAGAGTATATTATGTAGTAGGTACAGGACAATGGGGAGAGTATACAGCAGGTAAAGATACTTTTATATCAGAGCTTATTTCACTAGCAGGTGGCAAGAATGTTGCTGATGATGTGACAGGTTGGAAGTATAGTCTTGAAAAACTTATAGACCATGATCCAGATATTATCATAGGTGGACAATTTAATATCGATACAATGGTTAATGGTGAAAATTATCAAGCATTATCAGCAATTAAGAATAAAAAATATAAGATAGTAAATGAAGATATATTTGTCAGAGCAGCTCCAAGAGCTATTAATGAAGGGCTTAAAATATTGATAGAAACTTTCCATAAAGAAAAGATTAAAGACTTAGACTTTTAG
- a CDS encoding iron ABC transporter permease, which translates to MYLKQKKYYKIYIFTLLLIFIFISIIATTLGTVKIPAKDVVKIILSKISFLSKKVDISNIKKSNIFIVINIRLPRIILASLVGAVLSIVGTCYQAIFRNPMADPYVMGASSGAAFGATFGIIFGLNNTILGFGLTSLFAFTGALLTTLIVYNLAKVGSKISTTSILLAGIVISSLLSSIISIMMVLNHNELAKIVTWTMGSFNGANWKQIIIVIIPIFLGVVVLFSMTKEMNAVVIGEESAKNLGVNVELVKKVILLLSSFLAACAVSVSGIIGFVGLIVPHLFRLIFGSDHRILIPISVVGGAIFLLICDTLARTALNGIEIPVGIITSIFGGPFFLYLLRKSKRNKFI; encoded by the coding sequence ATGTACTTAAAGCAAAAGAAATATTATAAAATTTATATATTTACACTATTATTAATATTTATATTTATTTCTATAATAGCAACGACTTTGGGAACAGTAAAAATACCTGCAAAAGATGTTGTCAAAATTATTTTAAGTAAAATAAGTTTTTTAAGTAAAAAGGTTGATATTAGTAATATAAAGAAATCGAATATTTTTATAGTTATTAATATTAGATTACCTAGAATAATACTGGCTAGTTTAGTTGGAGCAGTGCTTTCAATTGTAGGTACATGTTATCAGGCTATTTTTAGAAATCCAATGGCTGACCCTTATGTTATGGGTGCTTCTTCGGGGGCAGCCTTTGGTGCCACTTTTGGTATAATTTTTGGACTAAATAATACAATTTTAGGTTTTGGACTAACATCTTTATTTGCTTTTACAGGAGCATTATTAACTACTTTGATAGTTTATAATTTGGCGAAGGTTGGAAGTAAAATATCTACTACTTCTATTTTATTAGCAGGAATTGTAATAAGTTCACTATTGTCATCTATAATTTCAATAATGATGGTGCTTAATCATAATGAACTAGCTAAAATAGTGACTTGGACTATGGGGAGTTTTAATGGAGCTAATTGGAAGCAGATAATTATTGTTATTATTCCTATATTTTTGGGAGTAGTAGTTTTATTCTCAATGACTAAAGAAATGAATGCAGTAGTGATAGGAGAAGAAAGTGCCAAAAATTTAGGAGTGAATGTCGAATTAGTAAAGAAGGTAATTTTATTATTATCATCTTTTTTAGCGGCTTGTGCAGTTTCGGTAAGCGGAATTATTGGCTTTGTCGGGTTGATTGTACCTCATTTATTTAGACTTATATTTGGTTCAGATCACAGAATACTTATACCAATTTCAGTTGTAGGAGGAGCAATTTTTTTATTAATTTGCGATACTCTAGCCAGAACTGCTTTAAATGGAATTGAGATACCAGTTGGAATTATTACTTCTATATTTGGTGGACCTTTTTTTCTTTATCTTCTTAGAAAATCTAAGCGTAATAAATTTATATAA
- a CDS encoding heme ABC transporter ATP-binding protein, protein MPNAVELKNIYFSYGYEDVLEDISLIIEEGKFISILGPNGSGKTTLLKNMCKLLNPLDGKILVDDKDLNKIAFKELAKTMAAVHQDSSVNFEFTVYDIVMMGRYPYQKRFRPESERDINIVKRAMKNTETWTLKEKSIHEISGGERQRVIIARALAQEPKILLLDEPISQLDIKHQINILNLCKKLNREEKITIITTLHDINLAARYSDYILLMNKGKIKAFGLPESVLTKENIQDVYGIEVKLIKLNEYKVPYIVPLSF, encoded by the coding sequence ATGCCTAATGCAGTAGAACTTAAAAACATATATTTTAGCTATGGTTATGAGGATGTATTAGAGGATATTAGTTTAATTATCGAAGAAGGGAAATTTATTAGTATATTAGGCCCTAATGGTTCAGGCAAAACAACTTTATTAAAAAATATGTGCAAATTATTGAATCCATTAGATGGGAAAATACTAGTTGATGATAAAGACTTGAATAAAATAGCTTTTAAAGAATTAGCAAAAACAATGGCTGCTGTACATCAGGATAGTAGTGTGAATTTTGAATTTACAGTTTATGATATTGTTATGATGGGCAGGTATCCATATCAAAAAAGATTTAGACCTGAATCTGAAAGAGATATAAACATTGTAAAAAGGGCTATGAAAAATACTGAAACATGGACTTTGAAAGAAAAAAGTATTCATGAAATAAGTGGAGGAGAAAGACAAAGAGTTATAATTGCCAGAGCATTGGCACAGGAACCAAAAATACTTTTATTAGATGAACCAATTTCACAGTTAGATATAAAGCACCAGATAAATATATTAAATTTATGCAAAAAGCTTAACAGAGAAGAAAAAATAACTATAATTACAACATTACATGATATAAACTTGGCTGCCAGGTATAGTGACTATATTTTACTTATGAATAAAGGCAAAATAAAAGCATTTGGTTTGCCAGAGAGCGTATTGACGAAAGAAAATATTCAAGATGTTTATGGTATTGAAGTAAAGTTAATAAAACTTAATGAATATAAAGTACCATATATAGTTCCATTAAGTTTTTAG
- the cobU gene encoding bifunctional adenosylcobinamide kinase/adenosylcobinamide-phosphate guanylyltransferase, with amino-acid sequence MKNFILITGGARSGKSTLAERLAKELGKNVVYIATAIPFDEGMIDRIEKHKNSRPKEWATIEKYKSFDELINNKDFIKADIILLDCITLMITNLLLESGLDFDRCSMSDVEKVEKNIIDEIEKMLFTIEKFNKRLIIVTNEVGMGVVPTFRLGNIFRDIAGRVNQYLAKQAQDVYLTVSGIPIKIK; translated from the coding sequence TTGAAAAATTTTATATTAATAACTGGTGGTGCAAGAAGTGGCAAAAGTACATTAGCAGAAAGATTAGCTAAAGAATTAGGTAAAAATGTAGTTTATATAGCTACTGCAATACCTTTTGATGAAGGTATGATTGATAGAATAGAAAAGCACAAAAATTCTAGACCTAAAGAATGGGCAACTATTGAAAAATATAAAAGTTTTGATGAGCTTATAAATAATAAAGATTTTATTAAAGCAGATATTATATTACTTGATTGTATAACACTTATGATAACAAATCTGTTATTAGAAAGTGGACTAGATTTTGATAGATGTTCAATGTCTGATGTTGAAAAGGTTGAAAAAAATATTATTGATGAAATTGAAAAAATGTTATTTACAATTGAAAAGTTTAATAAAAGATTAATTATAGTTACAAATGAAGTTGGCATGGGAGTTGTACCAACTTTTAGATTAGGAAACATATTTAGAGATATAGCTGGTAGAGTAAATCAGTATTTAGCAAAACAAGCACAAGACGTTTATTTAACAGTTTCAGGAATACCTATTAAAATTAAGTGA